The DNA region CGCCGGGCTTCACCGCCGCCAGCTTGCGGATGTCGCGGACCGCGCCCTTGTCCGCCGAGGTCGCCATCGCGGCGTACGCCTTCAGCGCCGTCGAGACCTGCCGATCGCGTCCATGCGGCTGGAATCCGCCGTTGGCGAGCAACCGCGCCCGCCGCGCTTCCAGCTCGGCATCGGGCACGTCCAGGCGAATCGAGCGGTTCGGGATGTCGATCACGATGGTGTCGCCGTTCTCGACCAGCCCGATGGTGCCGCCGGCAGCCGCCTCGGGCGACACGTGCCCGATGGACAGGCCCGAGCTGCCGCCCGAGAAGCGGCCATCCGTGACCAGCGCGCAGACCTTCCCGAGACCCTTCCCCTTCAGGAACGCCGTCGGGTAGAGCATCTCCTGCATGCCGGGGCCACCGCTCGGCCCCTCGTAGCGGACGACCAGGACGTCGCCGGGCTTGATGCGGTCGTCCAGGATCGCGTCGACGGCGTCCTCCTGCGACTCGACCACGACGGCCGGGCCGGAGAACGTCAGGATCGAGGCGTCGACGCCGGCGGTCTTGACGACGCAGCTGTCTGCTGAGAGGTTCCCCTTGAGCACGGCGAGGCCGCCGTCCTGCGAATAGGCGTGCGCCACGTCGCGGACGCAGCCGTTCGCCGCGTCGAGATCGAGCGTGTCCCAGCGCTCGGACTGCGAGAAGGCGCTGGCCGAGCGGACGCAGCCGGGGGCGGCGTGGAACAGCTCGACCGCCTCGGCCGTCGCCCTGCCGCCACGGATGTCCCAGGCGTCCAGCCAGGCCGCCAGCGACGGTGCGAACAGCGTGTGGACATCCTGGTGGAGCATGCCCGCGCGCCGCAGCTCGCCCATGATGGCGGGGATGCCGCCGGCCCGGTGGACATCCTCCACCAGGTAGTCGCCGCTCGGCGCCAGCTTGCTGAGGCACGGCACCCCGCGCGAGATCTTGTCGATGTCTGCCAGCGTGAAGTCCAGCTCGGCTTCCTGAGCGGCGGCCAGCAGGTGCAGGATCGTGTTGGTCGAGCCGCCCATCGCGATGTCGAGCGCCATGGCGTTCTCGAACGCCTTGCGGCTGGCGATGCTGCGCGGCAGGACCGAGGCGTCGTTTCCCTCGTAGTAGCGCCGCGTGACGTCCATGACCGTCCGGCCCGCCTCTTCGTAGAGCCTGCGCCGGGCGGTATGGGTCGCCAGAACGGTGCCGTTCCCCGGCAGCGCGAGCCCGATGGCCTCGACGAGGCAGTTCATCGAGTTGGCCGTGAACATGCCCGAGCACGAGCCGCAGGTGGGACAGGACGCTTCCTCGATGCGAAGCAGATCCTCGTCCGAGACGGTCGGGGAGGCCGAGTCCGACATCGCCGTGATCAGGTTCAGGCTCTTGCGGACGGTGCCGTCCACCAGGACCGCCGTGCCGCCCTCCATCGGGCCGCCGGACACGAACACGGTCGGGATGTTCAGGCGCAGCGCCGCGTTGAGCATACCCGGCGTGATCTTGTCGCAGTTCGAGATGCAGACCAGGGCGTCGGCGCAGTGCGCGTTCACCATGTACTCGACCGAATCGGCGATCAGGTCGCGCGACGGCAGCGAGTAGAGCATGCCGCCGTGGCCCATCGCGATGCCGTCGTCCACGGCGATCGAGTTGAACTCGCGGGGGATACCGCCAGCGGCCTTGACGGCCTCTGAGACGATCCGCCCGACTGGTTGCAGGTGGGTGTGGCCGGGCACGAACTCGGTGAAGCTGTTGGCGATGGCGACAATCGGTTTCCCGAAGTCCTCGCGCGCGACGCCAGCGGCGCGCAGCAGGGCGCGTGCGCCGGCCATGTTCCGTCCGTGCGTGACGGTGCGGGACCGCAATGCAGGCATGGTTCCTTCCCTGTCAGCGCCGTCCCCCGCGATGGGTGGCGAAGCGGCGCAGACGATGCGCTCAGGTTTCGTGAGCCACGATGCAGCCGGCGACGAAGCCAGCCCCGGCTCAGTGTGCAGAGATTATAGGGACGAGATCGGCGGCCCCATCTCGCCGAGCCGCACGAGGGCGTCGCCGCTGACGCGGTGAATCGTCCATTCGTCCTTCGGGACGGACCCGAGCGACCTGTAGAACTGGATGGACGGCTCGTTCCAGTCCAGCACCGACCATTCGAGCCGCCCACAGCCGCGCTCGACGGCCAGCCGCCCGAGCGCGGTCAGCAGGGCCTTGCCGTAGCCGCGTCCGCGCTGGTCTGGCAGCACGAACAGGTCTTCCAGGTAGATGCCGGGACGGGTCAGGAACGTCGAGTAGTTGTGGAAGAAGAGGGCGAACCCGACAGCCTGTCCAGCGGCCTCGGCCAGCAGGACTTCGCAGAAGGGCCGCGCTCCGAAGAGGTGCTCCCGGAGGAGGTCCTCCGAGCCGACGACCTCATGACTGAGCTGCTCGTACTCGGCCAGCCCCTGGATCAGGCTGAAGATCGTGGGCACATCGTCGGGGCGGCCAATGCGGATGGTGCAGGGAGAAGCAGACATCGACAACCTCGCGGGCAAGATGGTGGGGATCCCCCGGCCGTTACGCGGAGTGTACGCTCCCACGACCCACGACCCACGACCCACGACCCACGACCCACGACCCACGACCCACGACCCACGACCCACGTGGGGGGCGCGCCGCGCCTCAGAACGGCTACCATCGGGGCACATGTCGGACGGCACGGCCCCGCGCGGCGATGAGCGCACCGCCAGCCCTCAGCGCTCGGCCCGCACGCCCGCCGACCGACGATCACAGGAGCAGAAGCTGATGGTGGCGAACTTCGAGCTGACAATCGAAGAGATGCGGGCCCGGCGCGGCGTCAAGTGGAATCGGTTCCCGTCCGATGTGCTGCCTGCCTGGGTCGCCGACATGGACTTCGCCGTGCCCGACGAGGTGCAGGCTGCCATTGAAGCCGTCGTCAGCAAGCGCGACTACGGCTACGGCAACGGGTACGGCATCCGTGAGGGCAAAGATGGTCTGGCGCAGGCGTTTGTCGACTATGCGTCAGCCAGCTTTGACTGGGGCGGCCATGCGCTCAACCCGGACGGCGTCTTGCCCGTCACCGACCTGATTCAGGGCATGTACTCGCCGGTCTACGCCTTCAGCGAGCCGGGCGACGGCATCGTGGTGCAGACGCCGATCTACCCGCCGTTCCTGGACACCATCGCCACGACCGGCCGGCGGATGGTCGAGAATCGGCTGGCAGACGACGGGACGAAGCTGGCTCTCGACGCCGACGGCCTCCGCAAGGTCATCGACAAGAACACGCGGCTGCTGATGGTGCCGAACCCGCACAACCCGACCGGCCGCTGCTTCACTCGTGAAGAACTGTCGGTCATGGCCGAGGTCGCCGTCGAGCACGACCTGATCGTCGTCTCGGACGAGATCCACTCCGATCTGGTCTACTCCGGCCACCAGCACATCCCGTTCGCGGCGATCAGCCCGGAGGCTGCCGCGCGCACGATCACGCTGACCTCGGCCACGAAGGGGTTCAACATCCCGGGCCTGCGTTGCGCCCTGATGTACTTTGGCTCGCTGGAGCTGAAGGAGCGCTTCCACAAGACGATGCCGGGTCGCCTGCTGGGCGCGCCGAACGTCATCGGCATCGATGCGACGGTGGCCGCGTGGCGGCACGGGCAGCCGTGGCTGAAGGAAGTCATGAAGGTGCTCGAGGCGAACCGCAACCGGGTGACCGAGTTCCTGGCGAAGGAGATGCCGGGCATCAAGTACCGCCAGCCGGAGGCGACCTACCTGGGCTGGCTGGACTGCACGGCGATGAACCTGGGCGGCTCGCCGTTCGAGTACTTCCTGGAGCACGCGAAGGTCGGCCTGATGGAGGGCGCGAACTTCGGCGCGGCCGGGGTCGGGAAGGTGCGGCTGAACTTCGGCACGTCCCCGAAGATCCTGGATGAGATCCTGTC from Chloroflexota bacterium includes:
- a CDS encoding GNAT family N-acetyltransferase produces the protein MSASPCTIRIGRPDDVPTIFSLIQGLAEYEQLSHEVVGSEDLLREHLFGARPFCEVLLAEAAGQAVGFALFFHNYSTFLTRPGIYLEDLFVLPDQRGRGYGKALLTALGRLAVERGCGRLEWSVLDWNEPSIQFYRSLGSVPKDEWTIHRVSGDALVRLGEMGPPISSL
- a CDS encoding pyridoxal phosphate-dependent aminotransferase → MSDGTAPRGDERTASPQRSARTPADRRSQEQKLMVANFELTIEEMRARRGVKWNRFPSDVLPAWVADMDFAVPDEVQAAIEAVVSKRDYGYGNGYGIREGKDGLAQAFVDYASASFDWGGHALNPDGVLPVTDLIQGMYSPVYAFSEPGDGIVVQTPIYPPFLDTIATTGRRMVENRLADDGTKLALDADGLRKVIDKNTRLLMVPNPHNPTGRCFTREELSVMAEVAVEHDLIVVSDEIHSDLVYSGHQHIPFAAISPEAAARTITLTSATKGFNIPGLRCALMYFGSLELKERFHKTMPGRLLGAPNVIGIDATVAAWRHGQPWLKEVMKVLEANRNRVTEFLAKEMPGIKYRQPEATYLGWLDCTAMNLGGSPFEYFLEHAKVGLMEGANFGAAGVGKVRLNFGTSPKILDEILSRMAQSIREVALAPA
- the ilvD gene encoding dihydroxy-acid dehydratase; protein product: MPALRSRTVTHGRNMAGARALLRAAGVAREDFGKPIVAIANSFTEFVPGHTHLQPVGRIVSEAVKAAGGIPREFNSIAVDDGIAMGHGGMLYSLPSRDLIADSVEYMVNAHCADALVCISNCDKITPGMLNAALRLNIPTVFVSGGPMEGGTAVLVDGTVRKSLNLITAMSDSASPTVSDEDLLRIEEASCPTCGSCSGMFTANSMNCLVEAIGLALPGNGTVLATHTARRRLYEEAGRTVMDVTRRYYEGNDASVLPRSIASRKAFENAMALDIAMGGSTNTILHLLAAAQEAELDFTLADIDKISRGVPCLSKLAPSGDYLVEDVHRAGGIPAIMGELRRAGMLHQDVHTLFAPSLAAWLDAWDIRGGRATAEAVELFHAAPGCVRSASAFSQSERWDTLDLDAANGCVRDVAHAYSQDGGLAVLKGNLSADSCVVKTAGVDASILTFSGPAVVVESQEDAVDAILDDRIKPGDVLVVRYEGPSGGPGMQEMLYPTAFLKGKGLGKVCALVTDGRFSGGSSGLSIGHVSPEAAAGGTIGLVENGDTIVIDIPNRSIRLDVPDAELEARRARLLANGGFQPHGRDRQVSTALKAYAAMATSADKGAVRDIRKLAAVKPGAPVGV